TTGGGAGTCGAAGGTGGAGTAGAGGTGGGCGAAGGCGTCGTCCGAGAAGGCATTCTGATCGCGCTGCTTCTCAATATCGTATTTTTCGTATTTCTTGCAGATGGAATCTACCCGGAACAGAATGTCGTACACGCTCAtcttgtttgaattttttgtatttgatGATTGAGGGCGATACTAGATTTGTTGGgggaatgaagagagagatagagagagtcAGCCTTCTCTTTCCCGCCATTTTTGCCTTTGTTTAGCTGTGTTTAGTGGTGCAGGAGGAGGTCAGTGGTTTACCGTTATTGACGGCAATGACTGGCGCGCATTtatcaattcaattaaatccaGAATATACATATGAGTTACTTAATTTCCAAATTATTCTCTCAATACTCCCTATCTCTCTGTCTTTTTTAATGCCATAAATCTGAGAAGCAGACACATAAGAGTACTTTTCATGTATGtaaatatacattaatatCATACAAATGAACACAATAAACATGGGTTATGATCTATACAAAACTAGATCTTAATATGTAGGgaatttttagattattttgaatttattttcacattattttaataatagatgacctaaaatgatctaaaaaGACATCaaacatgaattttataaaatgacttaAAACTGATTAATAATGACCTTATGACCATGTTTGGTTAgcgggaaagtaaagttggcaaggaaaatgattcctggaaaaatgaatcccgggaatatgattcctagtaactttactttcctgtgtttggaaaatatcaagattttaaatttatatttaatttaaacaccaaactaaaaatatacttattattattattttatttatgaaaagaataatattgtaaaatttttattaaattattaatgacaaataataataataaatatattattatatttattattatgatggatagtttaaatatggattatccatcataatatataataatataattataattctagttacatggagtattacagtactcatttattataacaataaatataataattatactatagttataatatttatgaatattataatttaataaattttataaattaaaattgcactatgactttattgattaattattaatttataaaataaaatatttattatttattataagatttatattatataattatattttaattatttaataaattattattattattattatgaattattataaaataagttataattatgataattttaattatatttttttaattatagtgaaattaagtatgatttataattttaaattattttaaaaacattgtaattattattattattattattattattattattattatgttattattattatcattattattaataaaattatactatattgcttaaatatgtaagaatcctaaaactgggaaaaagaatacctaagaaaagttaggattcagaatcctggaaagttgtactaactttccttgttctcggattctgattactttcccagtttgattaaaaaccgaaacaaacacaggaatttaaaatttaaggaatcagattactttctcAGACAGAATCCTAGCAACCAAACATatgtatttttggttaattattagCGGTCAGCTCGCCTAATCATAGGGCTATGATTTGGATTGCATTTCTGTATTAAGatgcatttttgttttaatcatattcccaataaaaattattgggaaaaaaaaatgtcggTAATCCTACATAACTAGGCTTAATCCATcaaaccaaattaaacttcCTCTTCATTTGAGATTTTGACTGTAATCTCTGGTTTCCACTTCAACAACCTCTAAAAATAGCTATTGATAGTGACACAAgatgaaaactgaaaaaagaCTTGGACAAACACAActaaaaaatgtcacactaCCTCAATTTAGAGTAACTAGCTGCAAGAAATCCTGGATAAAGTTAAACCGCCAGAAGCTAATTTGAAAATCCAAGCATACATTATACAGATGccacaaataaaatcatggtTTGATTACAATTTGATGAGCATTgatatactaaaaaaaggatttaaaaaaaatttctatgaAAGAAATAACTGTCCAAGCCTAATATTTCCACAGTGATAGCTTATGATCTTCCTTGATGAAGTTTATTACTGCATTTTTAGTCAGTTTTCCAATGAATCTCCAGTAGCCATGTAATGTTTACGCACTGTTTTTCTGTACTCTGCAatcaaaaattgtataaactGCATTTCTCAGTACTATGCACAACAGAGTTGAGTTCAAGAATGGAATGACAATTGCAACCAACCTTCCTGGTTCTTCCAGAGTAAAGCAGCAGAAGCATTGAGAGGGCTCTCAGTATTTGGTTCTGCACATTACAACGCGAGCATAAGATAAGACTATACATCCACAAAAGAACCAGCAGAAAATTGAGAAACCAGCGCCATTATGACCTCCTAGTAGACTTTGTATAGACAAGAGAATTGTTCTGCAATCGTATGCTGAAGACCACTTGTCCTGTAACAAGGAATTCAAGTCAGAAAATTTGggataaagcaaataaatctGTAATTTTTGACACTGATGCAATAAGCAAACAAGAAGGTTACCTGAAGAATATCTAAACAAATATTCCCAAACTGATCAACATTCGGATGGAAGCATGCCGTCTCAAACTTGACTTGAGGAGGCTTGAAAGGATAATCTACTGGAAAGCGCAGCGAAAGTTTGTAAGACAGACCATCATACATAGTTCCTTTACCACCTTCAATTGTGCCAGTCCATGCAAATATGCTATCCCCATCGGGGAAGGCAGATACTCCCAGATCTCCACCTGTCATCTATGTTACGTAATATAAGTTCATAATCAGAGACAGCAATTGAAGACCAAAATACCACTTAACAAAGCACCGGCATATCTGGTTGGCACAACAGATTGTTAAACATCAAGCTAAAATAGCCAAGGTTACCAAGAGATGCTGCAAACGAAGAAATGAGTCACATCAACTCTACTGCTTTACCTAATGTAACACCATTACTTTTTTATTCTGAAAGATAAGCATCTCTCTgaataatgaatataaatgGAGCAAATAGGATTTTTAATGCGACCTATGATTCATTCAGAAGTTTAAATTGAACTAAACTTTAGTATTAGTTGTTTGGCTTAGCCCAATAGATGGTTTAAGTCTTCATGAAATAATACCATGTTCTTCCAAGTGTTACTCACTCAAATTCAACACGTACGATCTGTATCTTCATCATGAAGCTGGTAGTTCCATTGTTGTTGAACATGAACTCTAAATCTagattttaccaaatttataCTAAAGGAAACTCAGTGCACATCCATTTtgaggaaaagaaaattctCTATCATCTTCAACTTGTTAAAAGAAAAGGATCCAATCAACAtcaaaatactccctctttCCACTATAATTGAgacattctatttttttagcaaaaaaaaacaacactttactctcttactttattccctcttcTGCTTTTCTAATCATCAACTAATTACCCAATTAACAAGTATTTATGGCATCGATAAAGATTTAGCAAGATAAGCAGAAAATAGCTAGGAGGGATGAAATCAGCTACTGTTCATTAAACAATGAGATGGTAAAGTTTGAATTGTTTGCAATCTTTTTCAACTTCTAAAATGATAAGAGAATATCACTTATacagaaaaaatttaattcccTTCTCCTTATCAGGAACAAAACTTTTACTTGTgtcagtgtgtgtgtgtgatacACACAGagatgaaaatgaagaaataagtTTGATATGAAATGGACATACCATTAGAGCCATGAGCTCCTTTTGCAACCTGCAAATTGCAAAACACATTCCCATGATAAAATAGCACTCATCTCGATTCATTTTATTGagaattttactaaaaagaaacCGCCAGTAATCCCGTAAATTTGAGAAGACGCACTTGAGCACTCAGAAAAAAGGAATCGAGAGTGGACCTTTGGGTAACGGAATTGGTATCGATATGATTGGGAGAAGAGTGGAGTTGCTTGGAGGAGGCTGTGGGCGGCGATTGCTGCTCCTGCTGATGGCGCGATTGAGCATCGCCGTCGTCTCGAACCTCCATCGCTGTGTCTGTGTGTGCTGATTCAATAACGCGCAGAAATGGGCTTGATGGATCAGTTTATTAATGTTTGGGCCTCATGTTCTTACCCTTGAATTGAATGCTGTAATCAaaaagagatgagagagataaAGGGAGGAAAAGTTTGATAGATTTGGCATATTTTAGGAATGTGTCAAAATGTACTGATGGAAAATTGATGCACTAGTCATTCAAAATTAGTCACATCAAACCATTTTGTTTAGCCTTTATTTGTCCCAAATTGATAAATTGGTTTAGGTTGTTATTTGCTGCATTTATTACAGAACTAAAGGGTAAAAAATGGATGATTGATTCATAGTGTACTACAATATCAATACCTGTGTTTTATAAGAGTGTGGTCGCTTTATATGGACttggaatataaaatcaaattctaatttgGTAGGAATATGTAGGATAGTGAAATAAAAGATGTCAGAGGTAAATAAGTTGAAaagattgaataaaaatagtatagtTCCTAAATGAGAATGAGCAGATTCTTGTTGGGACAGATATAAATGACAAACTGAGCATATTTTTTGAGCGTATGAACCATTAAATTTTagcatatgtatatatactccaGATTTTATTAGTACAACTTCAATCTTGTCACTAAACTTGTCTTTAGCATGTCCCTCACAATTAAGGTAACAATGTCACCGATATAATTACTAGCAATTATAGTTTCATGCAGGCAAGTTGCATCCTACAATCCAAAGTGGGGATGGATTTTTGGGATTCGCTAGAGACGAAGctagaaattaaattcaagGGGCAAAAACATATAGCATAAGCAAATAATTGAAAGAATTGAGAAGGACATTTAAGAAGaaagtcaaataaatatactccctccgtccatgaatatgagtctcatttctccggcacgggttttaaaatatgttaagaaaagtgggtggaagaaaattagtggaatagatgtcccacttgtatatattattatattaattttaaaaattatgtgtgtagaatgagttagtggaacgtgagatctctttaccatttatggtaattatgaatcAAGACTTCTATTAGCggacggacaaaaataaaaaaatgagacttttattcgtggatagagggagtacaaaGGGCAACCAACGGGCCATGTGGCTCCGCCCTTGAGCTCACCCTCGCGAGATCACAACCTTTTTTCCTGCCATTATAAGGCGTGTGCCACTCATGGCATAAGAGCATGATGACTTGTCATTATACTCGCCTTAAACTTATACAAATGTGAAAGTATGTGCACAGGTAAAATATGATCCGTAtttaaacataatatatagtgtgtataacaaaaataatagacTTATACAtctaaaaaaactttttttaatgcaatggGCACATGAACTTTGATAGCACTATTATCCAACATTgcttaaaatatcaacattaaCAAAACTCTCTCTTAGATAAGTACTACTCCTCCCTGTtagggcatccgcaatgggGCGGATGATGGGTTAACCATCGTCCGCGCCCGATACATCGTACGCGGACGATGTGCGGAGGATACTCATCGTTCGTCGCATCGTCCGTCACTGTGGACGACGCGGATGATGGGCAcgcatttctttttttttttgaattttttcaatttttttttcttatttaaacactactattctctaccatttcacacactccaatttcacatctcttcaatttctcttcaattattctctctcatcgtctcaaaaatgaatcccgacgATTACGATTTGAGTACATCGAATGGCTGCAAACGGGCCTTGACTCGAGCCTTGTTCGATACCGTTAATGAAGCCAAGGCGGAATGCTTGGCACAAATGCAGCGGGAGCAGGCGGCGatggcggaggcggaggcgcGGGTCCCTCGCCCGGTACGACGTCGGACGTATGTCCCCCGCGAGCATGACGTAGCGCACGAACGTCTGTTCGCAGATTATTTTGCCGAGAATCCAAGGTGGGGCGCGAATGTTTTTCACCGCCGTTTTAGAATGAGCCGAGATCTTTTTCTCCGCATTGTGCACACGTTGGAGAGACGTGATGAGTACTTCCAGTATCGGGAAGACGGGATCGGCAGACCGGGACTTACACCGTTGCagaagtgcacggttgcgatccgccagttggcctacggcacAACAGtggatatgttcgacgagtgCTTTCACGTCGGGATACAACTGGCCGCGAATGTCTCAAGAAATTTTGTAAGTTAGTTGTGGAGACTTTTGGCGACACATATTTGCGACGCCCGACTGCTGATGATTGCCAGAGCCTGATGCGGATGCACGAGACGGTGCACGGCTTCCCTAGGATGCCGTGGGAGCATCGACCGTATGCACCGGCAAaggaagaactgtccgacgGCCCGGAGAGGCCAATTTACTAGCGGCTACAAGGGCAGATCCTAGAAGCCGTCGCTGACCACCGCCTCTGGATCTGACATGCCTACTTTggtgtagccgggtcgaacaacgacatcaacgtcctcaactcgtccatCCTATTCGCCGATCAGTGCAGGGGTCGCGGTCCGGCCATTCAGTTCACTGCCAACGGCCACACACATCATATAGGGTACTACTATGTGGGACAATCTCTGTGGTACGGAGGGAAGGAGCAGTGCTACAAATAATAGTTAGTCTTGGCATCTACGAATTGATAACATAGGGAAATCAATCCATATTTATCAAAGACAAGCCAGACATATTATTGTAACATAGGGAAAGccatatttatcaaaaaagctactatattattttaaaataaaaaagtggaaaCATTATTACATGAGAAACTGCATAAAATTAAGTGAGAAACGACACGTGGCGGCGAGGAGAGGTTGATGCGAAGGAGAGGATGAGGATCAGGATCCGGTCTTGAAGCGATAAAACTTGCCGATGACGTGGAGGGCGGTGACGAATCCGATGAAGCAGAGGCTCATGATCAGAACTACGGTGGGCCCGATCTTGAGCCCAGGCGAGTCGTCCGTGTAGAACCGGAGCATGTTTCCTCCGCCGCCCACCCCGTTAGAGCTGGAGTTGGTGGAACCGCCGCTTCCTAGCCTCCGGCGACGCATCCCGGCTGTGGCGGCGGCCGAACCGCGTGGGGCCACGGTGCCGGGGCGGGAGGTGGTTgaggaggcggaggcggtAGCTTGCGATTGGGAGGAGCCCCGAGCCATGCTTGATTAGTGACAACTATTGAATTCTGGAGTTTGATCAAAAGTGAAAGTGATATCCAAGAGTCCAACACCAAGATGGGGATCTTCAGcttttatcttttatctttgtctttttcttttttaactataaataattgGTTTAGGTAATagcttattattttttagttgagtaattttttaaaaattcttttagTGCTAAAAGTATGTCATTTCAGCAATATTGTTttactagtaataattataagtgcaatgtttcaaaattatagctatacatataataaaaacttGTGCATTTAAGCATCCAACTATTTGTATCAATATGATTATTTCAATTTACTGAATATTGTCAAATTTAGAGCTTACATTTTTGTATAATGGGCCCCAACGGCCCAGTTGCAGttattcacataa
The nucleotide sequence above comes from Salvia hispanica cultivar TCC Black 2014 chromosome 5, UniMelb_Shisp_WGS_1.0, whole genome shotgun sequence. Encoded proteins:
- the LOC125187364 gene encoding probable ubiquitin-conjugating enzyme E2 C; amino-acid sequence: MEVRDDGDAQSRHQQEQQSPPTASSKQLHSSPNHIDTNSVTQRLQKELMALMMTGGDLGVSAFPDGDSIFAWTGTIEGGKGTMYDGLSYKLSLRFPVDYPFKPPQVKFETACFHPNVDQFGNICLDILQDKWSSAYDCRTILLSIQSLLGEPNTESPLNASAALLWKNQEEYRKTVRKHYMATGDSLEN
- the LOC125187039 gene encoding protein transport protein Sec61 subunit beta, with the protein product MARGSSQSQATASASSTTSRPGTVAPRGSAAATAGMRRRRLGSGGSTNSSSNGVGGGGNMLRFYTDDSPGLKIGPTVVLIMSLCFIGFVTALHVIGKFYRFKTGS